The DNA region CAGGGACAGTGTTAGAGCTGGGGCTGCTAGTAAGatgacctaagacaactccaaaagattcgtGATGGACAATGCCCTgtacatccggagaaagaactatggagtctgaatgcagatcaaagcatacctattttcttggtttttttgtccctttctcgtggttttccccttttgttctgattctcctttcacaacacaactaatgtggaagTGTTTGAGGGTACGGGTACggcctatatcagattccatgctgtcttgggggcaAGGGGAGACAttgtagaactcaaaatcttataaaagtgaacgttgaaaactgtctttatgtgtaattggaaaaaaataaaatactgctaAATAGAGGGAAAAACTGGGACtgctggaaggaaagaggggtgAACAAAGGGGCCTGGGGCCCAAGGAAAGGCCAGAGGATGCAGCCTGAGAGTTCTCAGCTCCTGGTCCGGGACAGGGTCAGTGATGGGGCTGGACTGAGCTGGTAGGAACATTGGGGCCAATGAGAAGACTTGAGGGATGAGGCCAGGGGTTTGGGGACCTGGCTGAAGGGGGCTGCTCTGATTCAGAGCCTAGCAAGGCACAGCCTGGTGAGTGGGCCTGGCCAGTCTGCTTCAGCCAGGCTTTGACCCATCTCCTCTGAGCCTGAGGGGGCTCTGCAGGCTGGAAAATGGCTGCCCAAGCTGTCCATCCTGGGGGCTGGGCCCCAACTTCACCCACAAATTCTCTTTCCTATCTGGGCCCTGCTCCTAAGTGCCCTCTTCCCTCTGGGCTTCAAATGAGCTGAGGAAGCTGGACCTGCCTTGGCCAAGAGCATGCCAGCTGGGCACCCTCCCTCTGTCCTCCTCAGTCCCTGCAGGCCAAGCAGAGGGTGCTGCTCCAGCAGCTGGACAGCCTGCACCAAGAGTGGAAGGAGCTCTGGACCAGTTTGGAGAAGGCCCACTTCTGTGCCTCAGCTTACCCTTCTGAGAAATGGGGCCATTTCCAGGGCAGCTCCACTAAGAGGCTGTTATGAGGACAGCCCTTTGTGGACCTTCAAGCACACAGACATGAGTGACTGCTCCTTCCCAGAGGGCCCAGGGTAGGGCAGGGCAAGAATGGAGGAACAGGGTCACAGATCAGGGATGAGAGCTGAAACCCAAGGCATCCTCCCCTTGGTGGGCCCTGGGCAGACTGCTGGGTCAGCCTTACCTTGGCCAGGTTGAGAAAGCAGAACCCGGGACAGTTTTGGAGCAGAAGAATGGGGAGTGAGCCCAGAGGCCCAGGGGTCCTTGTTCTAAGGGAGATTGGCCGCCCTGGGACTTCACTGGCCTGGGAGCCCTAAGGAGAAGCCTCCTGTGGCAAGGCCCATCAGCACCTGGTCAGCTCCCTGAAGCCCCTGttctactccccccccccaccccacttagAGCTGGGGCCCTTAAAGCTCCTGCCTTCCCTGTCAGGAAGCCCCATATTCTCCTGTCTGTCCCCAGTTGTGGGCCTGGTCTCTgccattagactggaagctccttgagggtagggactatatCCTGCCTTTCTTTGGAGCCCCAGTGCTTAGAGCTCAGggcatggcacacagtagatgcttaagtGATCATGCCGGCCATACAACAGTATTGTTAGGATCAGCAACTCTGAAAAACACAATGGCTGCTTAAGGAGGCTGCCACAGCTGCGCACCTTCTGCAGGAGGGGGATGGACTTCTGGGGCCATGATTCTGGCCAAGGGCATTGCTGGCCCTTGTTCCCTTTAATTACACTTACTGGTACAAgggtttctctccctccccacaatgggggaggggcagggctggaggagaagagagaaaaatccatttttgctcactgaaaaaaatgaaattcagttttttttaaaaatgaaagaaactgacagcccttagagagttgccttggggCCCAGAAGTGACCACAGCGCATGGTCGAGGCCGCCTCTCCCTCCACATGAAATAAGGGATGCTAAATGCTATGTGAGAAGTCCAGAACTCTCCGGATGGGGCCTGGTCCCTGTGCCTGCCTGGGCCCAGGTGGCTGGAATAGTAACAGCTAATGCTTACAGGGTGCTTTACCATTATcacctcattcgatcctcacaaaaaccctaggaggttcaggtgctatttttaaccccactttacagctgaTGAAACAGTCAGACAgtggtcaggtgacttgcccaggttacagctagtaagtatctgaggctgaatttgaactcggatcttcctgattccagaccttgCATTCTACGTACTGTGGAACCCCCAATAACTACAAGGTCTGATGGCTTGAAGCCCATTCTGTTGACATCATGGCCTACAGGCTGATTCGCccttgatcacacagctagttctctgggaaggatttgaactcaggtccctcctgCCCAAACCCAGCCCTTTTTGCCTCTAACCTAAAAGTCATACAACATGCTGCCCTTCCCAGCTTTGGCAAGAGCCTTCTAGAGACAATTCCTTAACCCACATCCTAATAGAGGTTTTGATGAGGGCCCTCTAGACATCTGCCTGGTTTTCCTCTGTTCAGGGCACAGTGAGGAGAGAGACCCAGGGaccaatcctacctctgacacttaaagGCCATGTAGCTCTCGGAGCCTTAGATGCTCCCTATCTGTGTCATCTTGGACAACtactccccttttccccttctctggacctcagtttcctcatctctaaaatgactcGATGGCCTCTAAGGCTATGACCCTAGAAAGCCTGTCTCCCCCATCCCAGGGGTGGAAAAGACAGGGAGTCAGGCATACCATGCTAGGCTTTTATTGAGAAGTTCTCCATCAGGCATTCTGCGGGGCAGAGGATGCAGAGTTCCCCGTGGGAGATGCCCAGCGGGCCCAGGTCTGAGACTTTTGCTGAACTCTGGTGCGGAAACAGAAGGCTGTGGCCAGGATGGCAAGCAACATCACCGTCAAAAGCAGTGAGCCCAGGATCAGCAGCAGGAGGTCTAGGGGCCCTCCTggaaggaggtggggtgggagcaGAAAAAGCAGAGATGAGCCCTGAGGGTCAGAAATAAGACTGCTGATGTCTATGCCTTCATTTAATCATAACCTTGGGCAGAAATGCAGGAATTATCGCCCCCCTCACAGATGAtgagtgaggcccagagaaggccaCCCGCTGGGCCAGGTCAGAGAGCAGGTATTTGGCAGAGCCCAGGCACAGAGACAGCCACAGTCAGAGACTTTAACCAAAGCAGGAGATGCCTGAGGCCAGCTGGGATTGGGCCTCTAGTTCTGCTCAGGCCTTGATGGCTGACCCTGAACCAGCTTCAGCCCTGCCTCGGAGGAAGCAAGGAACAATTGAGGCTTCAGAGATATGGAGGCTTGCAGCTCTGGGCATCCTTGATGCAAAAGTACCTCGAGGCCTTTTCAGAGGGGCCTGGCCTCTGAAACAGGGAGGCCAAAGTGCTTGGTCAGACCTCCTGGGGCGCGTTGGGCTCAGTTCTGAGGGCCATGGCCCAAGAGAAGCTGGAGAGGGCCCAGAGGAGGGTAGTGAGGATGGGAAAGGCCTGGAGCCTGGACCAAATGATCATTGGGAGAAGGGGCTGGGAATATTGAAcctggaggagggaaaagggaggacaGGGACAGGAATCTGACAGTTGGCTTCAAgggaagggctgtcatatggaggaGGGAACCCAGAGCACAGAACCAGGAATAATGAAGGGTatggaggcagatttcagcttgatgtaaggggaaaaacttcctaataatcatgggggaaggaaggaagaaataagtatttattaaacacctactatgtgccaggcactgtgctaagagctttacaaagtATGAAACTGGCTGCTTCTGGGGGTGGTGAGCTCCGTCCTCCTCCCCACACCCTCTCTGAATGTCAGAGATGGCAGGATGACCCCTCACTGGGAACTTTCTAGCGGGGGTTCCTTTTGTACAGTGCTTGGGCTAGAGGCCCTCAGAGAACAGGACTTAGTCATAAGACCCGGCCCTTTGACTCTGAGGCAGTTTccccttctgggactcagtttccccttctgaaaCAAGGACTGGACGAGCGTTAAGTTCCCTTTTCTATCTCAGAGATTCTACAGTTCTCCCTAGAAGACCAGAGAGAGCCAAGCAGGGCAAGAAGGCACCTATACACTTAGGGCACTAGACTGGGaggcaagaagatctgggttcaaatcctgcgtCAGACAACTATATATGACCCATGGTTGTCACTGCCCCTCTCTAGAACTCAGTCTCCTGTAAAAATGAGTTTTGGATGCAATGGTCTCTTGCGTCCCTTCCAGCCCAGCTTAAAGCCAGGATGCTAAGTGGATGGCTGGCCCAGATTTTCCACAGGGGTCCATAACCTTCGCCCCATCACTTACTTTTGTTGCTCTTGTCTTTCAGGAGCAGAAgaggagctgagagctgggaggagtCTTCCTTTGTGACCGCTGGATTGCTTTGTATGTGAGTAACTTCAGAGGGCTCCCCAGACCCTGAAAGGCAGAGGCCACCCCCCCTCCCATCATCCTCAGCTCCCAATGGACAGCCCCTTCCCACTTCAGTGCATCTGCCCCATCCCCTCCCTCTAACCCTAAACTCTCCCTGCCCACAAGGCCAAGGGGTGGCTGGGCAGAGCCAGCTCCTACCTGCCAGATCCCTCCTATGCAGGGGCTGGTTGGGCAGGCAGCGGGTCTCACAGCAGTGGCATATGCTGCTCATCGAGGGGTCATCCAGAAGCACCCACCTGCAGCCATGGGTGGGGGCACAGTAAGGAACAGAGGAAGCAGCCTAGGCTAGGCCTCAGGATACCCAAATTCTGCTCCCTGCCCCCTGGTGTCCTGCCCTCTATATGGTCAGCCCCCCACCCAGCTGACCCAACCCAACAGAAATAGACCACGAATCAATCCACATCAAAGGCTCCATACTCTCATCGCCCCCAAAGGACCAAGCTATGATTCCCCTAAAGCACACATCTGACTaggtcactcccctgctcatGAAGCTCTGATAGCTCCCAGTCTCCCCAAAGTTATAGCAGAACCCTTTGGCTTGCTGCTTTGGGATCATCACTCTCCTTCATGAGCAACCACCTGACAAGTCCCTGGACAGAGGCCACCAGGGCACCTGCCTCCACAATGAGCTACCGAAGACCCAGAGAAGAAAGTTCTCCAAAGCCCGTGGCACCACCAAATGGTGGCCTCATGGCCAAAACAGACCCGGTTTTATTCACGTAGATCCTACAGAGCCCTAAGAATCACCAGGCCTCTCACAGAGTCacagtcagagctggaaaggaacttggaGGCCATTCGACCCAACCCCCCTCATTTGACAGTAAGGTCCGGTGACCAGAGCCATTTGTCCTAGGTCACACTGTTACCAAGCAGCCAAGACAgggtttgaacccatgtcttcctaagAGCCAGACCAGAACTCTAGCCTCTAAGTCACCTGACTTGCAGCAGAGGATCCCTTCTCCCTAGCAAGGCTAGCTTTGCCCAAAGCAGGGACTGCTTGTTTCTTGGTCCCACAGGATCTAATTCGGGCCCCAGCCTCAAAGTGACACCTACCTGTTTGTTTCTCTGTCGAAGGAACAGGCCTTCTTCATGCTGTCAGAGGGGACTTTGGGGTCCCCTACCAGCAGGTGGCAATGAAGATGGACCTACAGGACAGAACCAGGCCTGAGGGGGGGAGGGCCAGGCCCAGGGGGGCCCAGCTGTACCTAGCACCCCACATTCAGAGGGGCCCAAGTATGTAAGCTCAGTCCTGTTACCAGTGGGGAGGGCGCTCCCCAAGGGGGCCATGACTAGATTTGCGGCAGGGGGAGTTTGGTGAACCCCGATGGCAGACAAGGTCACTTCTCTGTCGGCACTTGGCTCCATGTGAaagttagcatttccttcaaatactttaaaactATATTCTTGAGAAGCCTGGCCACAGAGCGGGTAAGAGCCGGGGCCTCAGACCGGATTCAGGCCCCCGGACTGGGATGAACCAATCCAGAGGGAAATAAGAGAGACCAAGAGAATGAGACACAATGGgtacaacattgtaaaggaaatGATTCCCAAAAAGAAGCCAATTCTGAGTaactggaaaataataaaaataaaatcttgcaAAATATGATAATtacttattaaattaaataattaataataaaaattaaataataaataatgaagacgaccaaaaatctaaaaataaaagatgcttCCTTCTCAGAAGTGGGGAACAACTGGAACAAGATGGTGCATACAACATATTTGTATACCTTTTTTGCCTCCTTCTCCCTAGGCACCTTAATTTGGTGCCTGATGTACAGTAGGTGCTAATTAATGCTTGTTTAGAGGTACCTAGTTGGCACGGTAGATAGatcctgggtctggagttagtaaacagttcaaatccaacctcagacacttacttggcTATATGAacctggccaggtcacttaacctctgtctgtctgtttcctctgttgtaaaatgaggataatagtaatataaaaataaaaaggcaaaaataaaacttgtttttaagaaaaaagaaacaggtcCCTTGCACACCTAGGGAAGAAAGCCCAGGAAAACATCCAGTTCCAGGCCAAGAAGAGTCCTCACTCACATCTGAGTCTAGCTCGGTGAATCGGAAAGCCTGCAGGGAAAGCAGCAAAGTCTCAGGGGCTGCCCGGGGCAGGAACCGGGATCTGGCTTCCCTGCTGTCCACAAAACACCTAAACAgaagaaagcagaggaaaaaaagacatccCATCATCGATTGGGTCCTTTAGGGAAAAGGCAGCAAGCCCGGGAGAGGCAGAACAAGGAccatcccattttaaagatgagagaaagaaaaacagaatggatAAGTGACTCTAAGGGCACGCAGCACAGTTGGACCTAACCCCAAGTCTTCTGAACCAAGGCCGAAGGCATCATTAGAATtcaccctgcctcagacacctatacTGTTTCCTGGTAGGAGAAAAGTCCCAAACTCCCTCTGGAGAAGTGCAAGGGACCTGCCTTCCCTACCCTGCCCCACCCAGGCTGCCATATAAGAGCCTCTGGCCATAAGAAcaacacacacgtatgtatgtacgtatatggaCAGACTAGAAACAAGCTCTCCCAACGCCAGCCTCTCTACCACAGGCCCATCTAGAAAGAAAGATCTGATGGGGAGCCAGGAGACACTGGTTTAAAGTCTGCCTCAGCTACCAACTGGCttcatgaccttggccaagtttcTTCCCttccgagtctcagtttcccctgctGTGAAAAGAGGATTAAGATAAGTGATCTCTACGGCCCTCTACTGACATTCTAGGAGAATCTGTCTTTAGGATGCAGATGCCCATAGGGATTTAGAACCTCCAGCCAACCTTTATACCTGGGACAATCAGACTTGGACATGTCCCTCTGGATTTTTCAGGGCATCTGTACCTCTGATCCCAAACCATACGTAGCCTGCTCAAGCATGTCTCCCTACATGTCAACAGCCTCCCTGGGGCCACCCCCTTGGTCAATCAGCAagagaagaaataatgaacaCCAAAATGAAACTGGGGGAGGGGCATTATGGGCAATAGCCCCTCCTCCACATTTCTCACTCCTATGCTCCAGAAAAGTACCTGTGGTATTGTGGCAAGAGACTTTTTCTCTATTGGCTTTGTGATTGATAGTTCCTTAGAACGAGTCACATCAACTAGCCGTAGAGAGCAGATATAAACTACAGCCCTGGTGCTATCTGGTTAGTTCCTGCTCCATCTGCAAAACTCCAGTTTGAGTTATCAGCTTTAACCCTGGTGTTTGctaatcattttattatttatctgaCATAGATCTTTTTCTtctatcaacaaatatttgcatATTTTTGTATCAGCACTTTCCTCCCAGCCCCTAACACAGCCGGCCCTGACACCCACCCATAGTTCTCAATAACGTTGTAACGCAAGCCGGGCTGGTTCTGCGCTGGTCCAGGGTAGGCCACACAGGTATCCACGTAGAGCTGCAGGGGCTGCTGGAAATCACTGGTGACTGAGAACTCAACCTGGAGCTCAGAGCCCAGGGTAACGGTGGTGGAATTACCCAAGTTTcctagaagagggagaaagggaaaagatctaTTATTTCAATTGGTTATAAACTAACCTCAATTGTATTCAGAGGCAGGTTGTAGGAAGGTGGGAGCCCTGACTCTGCCTCTAATTCACCGGCGACCTTGGACACAGGGAATTCTTCTGGGCTTCTGATTCCCCCATCTGCCTCATGAGGGTcctaaactagatggcctctgatgccCCTTTCACTTCTGAACTTCTGTTCCAAGGCCATTCCCAGCTCTAACTTTGGCTACTAGATGACTCATGGACTTAGTGAATTCAGGAAGGCCCAAGTTAAAATCTTTCCATAGACAGTGCCAAGCTGTACcaccctgagaaaatcacttcagGTCTCCCAGAATcagttttttcagctgtaaaatggggatgataataatagcatttacctcccagggttcttgtgagcgAACATGTAAAGGGCTTTATAAGGCTTAATgggctattaatattattattatggcaCCTCCCCCTACCAACAtactctgttctaaggtcctttgttTTAAGGTAAGAAATATTCACACGTGCCTGGAGGAGGTGGTGAGACCTCGGCCACCCCCCTAGAAAAGGAAGCCTAGCTCTTCATACCCCGTCTAGATTTGGACCAGGGTAacccttccccttccactcccaGTTAGGACTCACCAGGCCAGAGTCTCACTGAGAAGTCCAGGTGCCCCATGCCAGACAAGGATCCAGTCACAGAAGAGACCTGGGAAGGGGTTGGGGCCTCTAGCCTTGTAAGATAAGCAGAGAGTTAAAgctaggaaaagggaagggatgtAGAGGTTGTTAAAGCCACTGGACTTCATCCCTCCCTACAAACTAAGGTCAGTTATAGAGGTAATGGTTGAGGTGTTAGGGTTCTCTTAGGTGAATACCTAATTGTGTTAGAAACAGCCTGGGTCtgaggaaagaaccctggattcaaatcctaggtcTGCTATTAGTacaaacttgggcaagtcattcctgTCTCTGAATCTATTTCCTGCTCTACAGACTTTGATGTACTCCTTTCagacctagacaaatctaactaaaattaataaaataagataaGGGGGGAAAAGGTTGGACTAGGAGTTCTAAACCCCCAAATTCTTAAATCTGCAACTTCAGAAGAAAACCCAGAGGAGGTTAGTGCTGGGATGTAACAGGAAAATGGAAGAAGTATCTCAAACTCAGACTCTACACCCCATCCCCAGGCTCCTAGCCAGCCACCTCCCAGAGGGGGCTCGAAGGGTAcatctatctaatctattcctTGTACTCTTGCTCAGCCTACCCGGCCCCAAACACCCTGGATATCATGACAACTTACCCAGTGTAGGTACAATTCACTCTATGACTGAAAGCCTCAAGGTAGGGCTGTGCTGAGAGCCAGGGTGGGGGGCTGTAGACCAGGTCAGCAAAGAACTCTACCATTCTCCCAGAAGTCTGCAAGAGACAGGCAGGTCTCTTATTCTCCAAATTCCTCAGTGCTGGAGCCCACCCAAGACCTTCCTGGAAATTCCTTGGTTGTGGGGCCTCCTTCAGAGGAGAGGCAAGCACAGCCAAACATAACTAAGATAAGACAACTTGatatgatcacacacacacacacacacacacacacacacaacctcttAAAAACAAGCAGCTTCATCCTGGATTGGGAAACCAAATTGTGCCCCCAATTCTGGGCCTTTGACTTCATAGAACCCCAAAATCTGACTTGGGACCTCAgcctatctagtccaacctagaCCTAGATAGGAATCCCTTCTTAGAAGATCTTCCTCCTACGCCTAGTTTAAAGACCTCCAGCGATACAGAATTCACTGCCTTCAGAAGAAACTTTTAGATAGGTTTCATTAAGTTTTTCTTGATATTAGGCCTCAATCTGACTCTGTACAGCTTCCTAGGCTACCCCCAACCCCAtccctcctggttctgccttttgGTAACAAACAAAGCTTATCCCTCCTCCCTGTGACTGCCCTTTGAACACTTGAAAACAATTGGCATGCCTAGTCCAAAAATTCCTCTTTCTTCTGGTCGGTGGCCTCCATGGCACTGGCCTCCAATGGAGACCCTAGGTTTCTGTTGGAGGCATCTCCACCCTCCTAGTCCTTCAGGCTCTTGATCTCAGTCTAATCCTCAGCTCTTCCCTCGTTGACTCACCCCTTGGATCCAACCAATTGGCCATTTCCATCTCTGACTCCTTTCTCTTCACTTACATGGCACCATCCTAatccagaccctcatcacctctcacctggactattgggGCAGCCTCCTAATCAGCCTCCCTCCCTTtggtctcttccttttccagtccatcttccacaaaAATGATTATCCTCAAATCTCAGGTCTAATCATGCTACTCCTCTCaaaatatagatatgtgtgtgtaaataagcatattatccatattttccagtggctccctattacttctagtaCAAAACACCCATTTCTCAGCCTGGCCTTTAAAATCTTTTACCATCCGGCTCTCACCTGTCCACATTTTATATTCCACCTCCTAACAGCACTTagtcccttaataaatgcctgttgcctTCCTTCTTATCCAACATGCTCTAAATTCCAGCCAAGCTGGCCTCTGCTGTTTcctatatgcaatattccatttTCTACTTCCATGTGTGGTACATACTCCTTCCTTACCACCATACCTTGAAATCCCTAGCTTCATTTATTCAAAACTCATCttaaatgctacctcctccataAAGCTTTCACTGATGTTCCTGGTTAGTATTCTCTCTCccttatctatgtacatatatttttcctctgtaccctggataagtcacttcaccctgtttgcctcagtttccttacctgtaaaatgatctggggaaggaaatgataaaaaaccctccagtatcttggccaaggaaaccccaaatggggtcaaggagagtcagacatgaccgaaagtgactttaaaaaaggttgaactcagatcttcctgatgctaTGTCCAAGGAAAACAAAGTGACGTCCAGCTACCTATGACATTCTGAATGTCTACTGTGGCCCACATTGATTTCACCTTTCTCTGAAATTGTTGCCCTCCAAAGGAGCtgggtttacaaccaagaatcacctacccagcaaaactgagtataattcttcaggggaaaaaaaatggatattcaatgaaaaagaggactttcaagcattcttgatgaaaaaagtcagagctgaatagaaaatctgattttcaaatacaagagtcaagagaaacataaaaaggtaaataggaaagggaaatcacaagggacttaatgAGTTTAAACTTTTTACGTTactatataggaagatgatatttatgactcataagacctttctcattattagggtacttaggagtgtatacatgtatgtgtgtgtgtatacgtatatatatatgtatacacacacacatacatatacatacacacacactcggggtgggggagggcccccacaggtgtgagttgaatatgaagggatgatatctagaaaataaaactaaggggtgagaggaatacactgggagaaagaaaaagggaaggtaaaatagggtaaattatctcacataaaggaggcaagaaaaagcttttacagtggaggggaagatgggggcaGGGGTAAGTGGGAGTGAGTCATCaggattggctcaaagagggaataacatgcacattcaattggatataaaatctatcttaccctgcgGGGAAAGTAGGAGTggaaggataagagaagggagatgaCAGAAAGAAGGGCAGATTGGTGTGGgaatagtcagaaacaaaacacttttgagaagggacaaggtgaaaggaaagaatagaataaatggggggtggggtgtgaataggatggagggaaatacatttagcaatagtaactgtgaaaaaattttggagcaagtttctctgataaaggcctcatttctcaaatatatagagaactgagtcaaatttataaaaataagagccattccccaagagataaatgatcaaaatatgaTATTTtcaatgaagtaattaaagctagcTCTGGCCATAtggaaaaatactctaactcactattgattggagtaatgcaaattagaacaatcctgaggtactacctcatacctattagattggctaacagggcagaaaaggtaaatgacaaatgttggaggagatgtaggaaaaatgagacattaatgtactgttggtggagttgtgaactgattcaaccattctgtagagcaatttggagctatgtccaa from Trichosurus vulpecula isolate mTriVul1 chromosome 1, mTriVul1.pri, whole genome shotgun sequence includes:
- the LOC118850380 gene encoding zona pellucida sperm-binding protein 3-like, with protein sequence MFLLRAEGKAWWQLLMAFCWCLRLEVSASFLADDALLQECNGLDILLAVKKLPSLDDRYLHLGSCAPSRAITRPGYVVFAGPLKACGFSQLTSGRMVEFFADLVYSPPPWLSAQPYLEAFSHRVNCTYTGLEAPTPSQVSSVTGSLSGMGHLDFSVRLWPGNLGNSTTVTLGSELQVEFSVTSDFQQPLQLYVDTCVAYPGPAQNQPGLRYNVIENYGCFVDSREARSRFLPRAAPETLLLSLQAFRFTELDSDVHLHCHLLVGDPKVPSDSMKKACSFDRETNRWVLLDDPSMSSICHCCETRCLPNQPLHRRDLAGGPLDLLLLILGSLLLTVMLLAILATAFCFRTRVQQKSQTWARWASPTGNSASSAPQNA